One Thermococcus sp. DNA window includes the following coding sequences:
- the hydB gene encoding NADPH-dependent hydrogenase/sulfhydrogenase 1 subunit beta, whose translation MRYVKLPKENTYEFLERLKEWGKLYAPVRISEKFYDFREVDDVRKVEFHYNRTIMPPKKFFFRPREKLFEFDLRKPEYRETIEDVEPFVLFGVHACDIFGLKILDTVYLDELPDKYYRVRREKGIIIGISCMPDEYCFCNLRETDFADDGFDLFFHELPDGWLVRVGTPTGHRIVDKNIELFEEVTTKDICAFREFERKRSEAFRYHEDWSDLRYLLELEMEHPMWDEESEKCLACGICNTTCPTCRCYEVQDVVNLDGVTGYRERRWDSCQFRSHGLVAGGHNFRPTKKDRFRNRYLCKNSYNEKLGLSFCVGCGRCTAFCPAGISFVRNLRVILGLEERSCPGKIAEEIPKKGFAYAENIRGEDV comes from the coding sequence TTGAGATACGTTAAGTTGCCGAAAGAAAACACCTATGAGTTCCTCGAAAGGCTCAAGGAGTGGGGCAAGCTCTATGCCCCTGTAAGGATTTCAGAGAAGTTCTACGATTTCCGCGAAGTTGACGACGTCAGAAAGGTGGAATTTCACTACAACAGGACGATAATGCCTCCGAAAAAGTTCTTCTTCAGGCCTAGGGAAAAGCTCTTCGAGTTCGACCTGAGGAAGCCCGAATACAGGGAAACGATTGAAGACGTTGAACCCTTTGTCCTCTTTGGAGTGCACGCCTGCGACATCTTTGGCCTGAAAATACTCGACACCGTTTACCTCGACGAGCTTCCCGACAAGTATTACAGGGTTCGCAGGGAGAAGGGAATCATAATCGGAATAAGTTGCATGCCAGATGAGTACTGCTTCTGCAACCTAAGGGAGACCGATTTTGCCGATGACGGCTTTGACCTGTTCTTCCACGAGCTCCCAGATGGATGGCTGGTTAGGGTTGGAACCCCCACCGGCCACAGAATAGTGGACAAGAACATCGAGCTCTTTGAAGAGGTTACAACAAAGGATATCTGCGCCTTCAGGGAGTTCGAGAGGAAGAGAAGCGAGGCCTTCAGGTACCACGAGGACTGGAGCGACCTGAGGTATCTCCTTGAGCTCGAAATGGAGCACCCCATGTGGGACGAGGAGAGCGAGAAATGCCTGGCATGTGGAATATGCAACACCACTTGCCCCACCTGTCGCTGTTATGAAGTGCAGGACGTGGTGAACCTTGACGGAGTTACGGGCTATCGGGAAAGGCGCTGGGACTCCTGCCAGTTTAGAAGTCATGGCTTAGTTGCCGGCGGTCACAACTTCAGACCAACCAAAAAGGACCGCTTTAGAAACCGCTACCTCTGTAAAAACTCCTACAACGAAAAGCTGGGCCTAAGCTTCTGTGTGGGATGTGGTCGCTGTACGGCATTCTGTCCGGCGGGGATTAGCTTTGTGAGGAACCTGCGCGTCATCCTCGGCCTCGAAGAGCGCTCTTGCCCCGGGAAAATAGCCGAAGAGATTCCAAAGAAAGGTTTTGCCTATGCGGAAAACATCAGGGGTGAGGACGTATGA
- the hydG gene encoding NADPH-dependent hydrogenase/sulfhydrogenase 1 subunit gamma: MSELPKDIMMPDDNPYALHRVKVLKVYQLTEKEKLFLFRFEDPKIAEKWTFRPGQFVQLTIPGVGEVPISICSSPMRRGFFELCIRKAGRVTTVVHRLKPGDTVLVRGPYGNGFPVDEWEGMDLLLIAAGLGTAPLRSVFLYAMDNRWKYGNITFINTARYGKDLLFYKELEAMKDLAEAENVKIIQSVTRDPDWPGRHGRPQKFIPEANTDPKKTAIAICGPPRMYKSVFEALIEYGYKPENIYVTLERKMKCGIGKCGHCVAGTSTSWKYICKDGPVFGYFDIVSTPGLLD; this comes from the coding sequence ATGAGCGAATTACCCAAGGATATTATGATGCCCGACGATAACCCGTACGCCCTCCACAGGGTTAAGGTTCTGAAGGTCTACCAGCTCACGGAAAAGGAAAAGCTCTTCCTTTTCCGCTTTGAGGACCCGAAGATAGCCGAGAAGTGGACCTTCAGGCCGGGCCAGTTCGTCCAGCTGACCATTCCCGGCGTTGGAGAGGTGCCGATAAGCATCTGCTCCTCGCCGATGAGAAGGGGCTTCTTTGAGCTGTGCATCAGAAAGGCGGGAAGGGTGACAACTGTAGTCCACAGGCTTAAGCCCGGAGATACGGTTCTCGTTCGCGGTCCCTACGGCAACGGCTTCCCTGTTGATGAGTGGGAGGGCATGGATTTACTCCTCATCGCCGCTGGACTGGGAACGGCCCCGCTGAGGAGCGTTTTCCTTTACGCGATGGACAACCGCTGGAAGTACGGCAACATAACGTTCATCAATACTGCCCGCTACGGTAAAGACCTGCTCTTTTACAAGGAGCTTGAGGCAATGAAGGACCTAGCGGAAGCTGAGAACGTCAAAATAATCCAGAGCGTAACCAGAGACCCGGACTGGCCAGGGAGACACGGCAGGCCCCAGAAGTTTATCCCAGAGGCAAACACCGACCCCAAGAAGACGGCCATAGCCATCTGCGGTCCCCCGAGGATGTACAAGTCAGTCTTCGAGGCCCTCATAGAATACGGTTACAAGCCAGAGAACATCTACGTAACCCTGGAGAGGAAGATGAAGTGCGGAATCGGAAAATGTGGTCACTGCGTTGCCGGAACGAGCACGAGCTGGAAGTACATTTGCAAAGACGGGCCGGTTTTCGGCTACTTTGATATAGTTTCAACACCCGGGTTGCTCGACTGA
- the hydD gene encoding NADPH-dependent hydrogenase/sulfhydrogenase 1 subunit delta produces the protein MEEKKIRIGFYALTSCYGCQLQLAMMDELLQLIPNAEIVCWYMLERNSVEDEPVDIAFIEGSVSTEEEVELVKKIRENAKIVVAVGSCAVQGGVQSWEKDKPLEELWKTVYSDAKVKFQPKMAEPVSKYIKVDYNIYGCPPEKRDFLYALGTFLIGSWPEDIDYPVCLECRLNGNPCVLLEKGEPCLGPITRAGCNARCPAYGIACIGCRGAIGYDVAWFDSLARVFKEKGLTKEEILERMKIFNAHNPKVEEMVNKIFEGVKE, from the coding sequence ATGGAGGAGAAAAAAATCCGCATCGGGTTTTACGCTCTAACCTCATGCTACGGCTGTCAGCTCCAGTTAGCTATGATGGACGAGCTCCTACAACTCATTCCAAACGCTGAAATCGTATGCTGGTACATGCTCGAGAGGAACAGCGTCGAGGATGAGCCGGTTGACATAGCCTTTATCGAAGGAAGCGTCTCTACGGAGGAAGAAGTTGAACTCGTTAAGAAAATCCGCGAGAACGCGAAGATAGTGGTGGCCGTCGGTTCCTGTGCCGTTCAGGGCGGTGTCCAGAGCTGGGAAAAGGATAAGCCACTTGAGGAGCTCTGGAAGACGGTTTACAGCGATGCCAAGGTCAAGTTCCAGCCCAAGATGGCCGAGCCAGTCTCGAAGTACATCAAGGTGGACTACAACATCTACGGCTGTCCACCGGAGAAGAGGGACTTCCTCTACGCCCTCGGGACGTTCCTAATAGGTTCCTGGCCGGAGGACATAGATTATCCAGTCTGCCTTGAGTGCAGGCTGAACGGAAATCCGTGCGTGCTTCTGGAGAAGGGTGAGCCCTGCCTCGGCCCGATAACGAGGGCCGGGTGTAACGCCCGCTGTCCTGCTTATGGTATAGCGTGCATCGGTTGCAGGGGCGCGATAGGCTACGACGTTGCCTGGTTCGACTCGCTCGCGAGGGTCTTCAAGGAGAAGGGTCTGACCAAGGAGGAAATCCTGGAGAGAATGAAGATTTTCAACGCCCACAATCCAAAGGTCGAGGAAATGGTCAACAAGATATTCGAGGGGGTGAAAGAATGA
- the hydA gene encoding NADPH-dependent hydrogenase/sulfhydrogenase 1 subunit alpha, producing MSRVYLPITVDHIARVEGKGGVEIVVGDDGVKEVKLNIIEGPRFFEAITIGKKLEEALAVYPRICSFCSAAHKLTAVEAAEKAIGFTPREEIQALREVLYIGDMIESHALHLYLLVLPDYLGYSGPLHMVEEYRKEIGIALDLKNLGSWIMDELGARAIHQENVILGGFGKLPGKSVLEKMKERLKEALPKAEYTFEIFTKLEQYEEVEGPITHLAVKPRGNAYGIYGDYIKASDGNEFPSEEYKEHIKEFVVEHSFAKHSHYHGKPFMVGAISRVVNNSRLLYGKAKELYEDHKELLRPTNPFANNLAQALELVYFIERGIDLIDDALAKWPFRAKDEVKIKDGFGVSTTEAPRGILVYALEVKDRRVAYADIITPTAFNLAMMEEHVRMMAEKHYNDDPERLKLLAEMVVRAYDPCISCSVHVARL from the coding sequence ATGAGCAGGGTTTACCTCCCAATCACCGTTGACCACATAGCGAGAGTGGAAGGCAAAGGCGGGGTTGAGATTGTAGTTGGCGACGATGGCGTCAAGGAGGTCAAGCTCAACATCATCGAAGGGCCGAGGTTTTTCGAGGCCATAACCATAGGCAAAAAACTCGAGGAGGCCCTGGCCGTTTACCCGAGGATATGCTCCTTCTGTTCGGCGGCGCACAAACTGACCGCGGTGGAAGCGGCGGAGAAGGCGATAGGATTCACCCCGCGCGAGGAGATTCAGGCCCTAAGGGAGGTCCTCTACATAGGCGATATGATAGAGAGCCACGCTCTCCACCTCTACCTTCTCGTTCTGCCCGACTACCTCGGCTACTCCGGGCCACTCCACATGGTTGAGGAATACAGGAAGGAGATAGGAATAGCACTCGACCTCAAAAACCTCGGGAGCTGGATTATGGATGAGCTGGGAGCGAGGGCCATACACCAGGAGAACGTCATCCTGGGTGGCTTCGGAAAGCTTCCCGGCAAAAGCGTTCTTGAGAAAATGAAGGAGCGCCTGAAGGAAGCCTTACCCAAAGCGGAATACACCTTTGAGATCTTTACTAAGCTTGAACAGTACGAGGAAGTTGAGGGGCCGATAACCCACTTGGCGGTAAAACCGAGGGGTAACGCCTACGGAATCTACGGGGACTACATAAAGGCCAGCGACGGCAACGAGTTCCCGAGTGAAGAGTATAAGGAGCACATAAAGGAGTTCGTCGTTGAACACAGCTTTGCGAAGCACTCCCACTACCATGGGAAGCCCTTCATGGTCGGAGCCATATCGCGCGTCGTCAACAACTCAAGACTCCTCTACGGGAAGGCCAAAGAACTCTACGAGGACCACAAAGAGTTGCTCAGGCCAACGAACCCCTTCGCCAACAACCTTGCTCAGGCCCTCGAGCTCGTCTACTTCATCGAGCGTGGAATCGACCTCATCGATGATGCCCTCGCCAAATGGCCCTTCAGAGCCAAAGACGAGGTAAAGATTAAGGACGGCTTTGGCGTCTCTACCACGGAAGCACCGCGTGGAATACTCGTCTACGCCCTTGAAGTCAAGGACAGAAGGGTGGCTTACGCTGACATAATAACGCCGACGGCCTTCAACCTGGCGATGATGGAGGAGCACGTCAGGATGATGGCAGAGAAGCACTACAACGATGACCCGGAGAGGCTGAAGCTTTTGGCCGAGATGGTGGTGAGAGCCTACGACCCGTGCATCTCCTGTTCAGTGCACGTGGCGAGGCTCTGA
- a CDS encoding type II toxin-antitoxin system VapC family toxin — MKGVLLDTSILLEHFKGNPKARNVLLSLMESDVVLFINPIIFSEVVYLLLGFYSDVSPRSLKGKPEKLPEELDLVFEVLEEYAFVELGEKTSLIARDLIRKYAMLPNDALILATCIEHGFSLATLDEDFKIPAKEEGIQLLGV, encoded by the coding sequence ATGAAGGGCGTCTTGCTCGATACCTCGATTCTCCTTGAGCACTTCAAAGGAAATCCCAAGGCCAGAAACGTTCTCCTGAGTTTAATGGAGTCCGATGTAGTTCTCTTCATTAACCCTATAATCTTCAGTGAGGTCGTTTATCTGCTTCTCGGCTTCTATTCCGATGTATCTCCAAGAAGCCTGAAGGGAAAGCCTGAAAAGCTACCTGAGGAGCTTGACCTCGTTTTTGAAGTCCTTGAAGAATACGCCTTTGTGGAACTTGGAGAGAAAACTTCTCTGATAGCTAGAGACCTCATTAGGAAATACGCCATGCTCCCGAACGACGCCTTAATCCTAGCGACCTGCATAGAGCACGGCTTCTCCTTGGCGACGCTCGATGAGGATTTTAAAATCCCAGCGAAAGAAGAGGGAATTCAGTTGCTGGGCGTATGA